The following proteins come from a genomic window of Aspergillus luchuensis IFO 4308 DNA, chromosome 3, nearly complete sequence:
- a CDS encoding cytochrome P450 (COG:Q;~EggNog:ENOG410PNZR;~InterPro:IPR001128,IPR002403,IPR017972,IPR036396;~PFAM:PF00067;~SMCOG1034:cytochrome P450;~TransMembrane:1 (o20-38i);~antiSMASH:Cluster_3.10;~go_function: GO:0004497 - monooxygenase activity [Evidence IEA];~go_function: GO:0005506 - iron ion binding [Evidence IEA];~go_function: GO:0016705 - oxidoreductase activity, acting on paired donors, with incorporation or reduction of molecular oxygen [Evidence IEA];~go_function: GO:0020037 - heme binding [Evidence IEA];~go_process: GO:0055114 - oxidation-reduction process [Evidence IEA]) translates to MESMIDAIQARLADDEPLLAQPMVVAGALLFLLVVFQLRRAGGSKAFPSPRLGYPLVGDALAFLNRPVAFVQDATRKCGPIFHVKILFANIVYLRGTQLNRMYVDVKEDIWSFGGGIGIFLKKIAIPGYFDHFRNLVGSLNRGINRKVTLDRYTELAGEEADKALLKWSQQSDIKLFEEASKYVHRVIVRTLMGQDFYDEHVDELYDLVHRMEDEIGHPLNLLLPDWFPHPPARRLGKARDRFAEIFAQQMEIRRQNPEKWKGSLDYITYTLEDPRTAHLQEYYPSHHTVLMFAAHTSTVASIAWTALELIRNPEYVEAIRQSFQSNEDVHQSPVLLACVKESGRHYSGVHMWRTTHRPVQLEDGYMVPENWVVCTSPYLTHHDPEIYEQPQQWLPERWLHPTARLQNLNNATDAAFLQFGAGSHRCPGENMAGIIARELVSRLVKNYDFQWGSQGPAKIDVSRMDFSKVGSPWLQGDARIRLTPRKSASM, encoded by the exons ATGGAGAGCATGATTGATGCTATACAGGCCCGCTTGGCCGACGACGAGCCATTGCTCGCGCAGCCCATGGTCGTGGCAGGGGCTCTCTTATTCTTGCTGGTGGTCTTCCAGTTGCGCCGAGCTGGAGGCTCGAAGGCCTTCCCATCACCCAGACTGGGATATCCTTTAGTTGGCGACGCATTAGCCTTTCTGAATCGCCCCGTCGCCTTCGTGCAAGATGCGACACGCAAGTGTGGCCCCATTTTTCATGTCAAGATACTGTTTGCGAACATTGTCTATCTGAGAGGTACCCAGCTCAATCGCATGTACGTGGATGTCAAGGAAGACATTTGGTCGTTTGGTGGCGGTATT GGCATCTTCTTGAAGAAAATCGCCATTCCTGGGTATTTTGACCATTTCCGCAATTTGGTGGGCTCTCTAAACCGCGGTATTAATCGCAAGGTGACACTGGATCGTTACACCGAGCTTGCAGGCGAAGAGGCGGATAAGGCGCTGCTGAAATGGAGCCAGCAATCGGACATCAAACTTTTCGAAGAGGCGTCCAAGTATGTGCATCGGGTGATTGTGCGGACTCTCATGGGACAAGACTTCTACGATGAACACGTAGACGAGCTCTACGATCTTGTGCACCGGATGGAGGACGAGATCGGTCACCCACTGAATCTCTTACTGCCGGACTGGTTTCCTCACCCGCCAGCACGACGACTGGGCAAGGCCAGAGATCGTTTCGCTGAGATCTTCGCCCAACAGATGGAGATCCGCCGCCAGAACCCAGAAAAATGGAAGGGTTCGCTGGACTATATCACCTATACACTGGAAGATCCGCGAACGGCCCATCTTCAAGAATACTATCCGTCGCACCATACGGTGCTCATGTTTGCCGCCCACACGAGCACTGTGGCCAGCATAGCCTGGACTGCTCTGGAG CTGATCCGGAATCCAGAGTACGTGGAGGCCATCCGACAGTCTTTTCAAAGTAACGAGGACGTTCACCAGTCTCCTGTGCTACTGGCGTGCGTCAAGGAGAGTGGTCGTCACTACTCGGGTGTGCACATGTGGCGTACGACCCATCGCCCTGTGCAGCTTGAGGATGGCTATATGGTTCCCGAGAACTGGGTAGTGTGTACCTCGCCCTATCTCACCCACCATGACCCCGAGATCTAtgagcagccgcagcagtgGCTGCCGGAGCGCTGGCTGCACCCAACGGCGCGCCTGCAGAACCTTAACAACGCCACCGATGCGGCATTCCTGCAATTTGGCGCGGGCTCCCATCGGTGCCCTGGGGAGAATATGGCTGGCATAATAGCGCGTGAACTGGTGTCGCGTCTGGTCAAGAACTACGATTTCCAATGGGGAAGCCAGGGGCCGGCCAAAATCGATGTCTCTCGTATGGACTTTAGCAAAGTCGGCAGTCCTTGGCTTCAAGGCGATGCGCGCATTCGCCTCACGCCTCGGAAATCTGCGTCTATGTGA
- a CDS encoding FAD-binding oxidoreductase (CAZy:AA7;~COG:C;~EggNog:ENOG410PJHR;~InterPro:IPR006094,IPR036318,IPR016169,IPR016166, IPR016167,IPR012951;~PFAM:PF08031,PF01565;~SMCOG1138:FAD linked oxidase domain protein;~antiSMASH:Cluster_3.10;~go_function: GO:0016491 - oxidoreductase activity [Evidence IEA];~go_function: GO:0050660 - flavin adenine dinucleotide binding [Evidence IEA];~go_function: GO:0071949 - FAD binding [Evidence IEA];~go_process: GO:0055114 - oxidation-reduction process [Evidence IEA]): MHSITPSEVIKLRQLLAGTDADVLTEGEPGYAEGIRRWSDTCEKKAGAVVLPTTAEEVSAAVVFASNHQIPMVVHNGGHSTSGASATEGGIVISMTKMRRVVVDPERKTITAQGGTVWEDIDRAAAPYKLATVGGTVNHTGVGGLTLGGGYGWLTGRYGLTIDNLLGATVVVADGRILKTSETENPDLFWAIRGAGQNFGVTTEFIFQAYDQTNEVYAGLLSWPAQCLPQIIEFVNHFEDDTNKGDMGIFFGFCGAMPPGRVSIVAAIFYNGPQDEAERQFDPILKLGPTINTAKMMPYEQLNSIQNPIATYGGRKSFSGAFVKLPLQVEFFQELLEDYGTMIKTYDGVSATAVLFELVSHKKAIQVPKDTMSYSTRGPWYNVGCAFRWEDPSLDKTMRETQRALMRKVGDRAGGGAHARAYANYSHSDGRAKDVYGDNLPRLQKLKKQYDPKNVFKKWLNLLPEEDVQV, translated from the exons ATGCACTCAATCACTCCCTCGGAAGTCATTAAACTGCGCCAATTGCTGGCGGGGACCGATGCTGACGTTCTCACCGAGGGCGAACCCGGATACGCCGAAGGAATTAGGCGCTGGAGTGACACATGCGAAAAGAAAGCT GGTGCTGTAGTTCTTCCCACTACGGCTGAGGAGGTCTCGGCGGCCGTAGTCTTTGCAAGTAACCACCAGATCCCCATGGTGGTTCATAATGGCGGTCACTCTACCAGCGGCGCCTCCGCAACGGAAGGGGGGATCGTCATCAGCATGACCAAAATGCGCCGCGTCGTGGTCGATCCTGAACGCAAAACCATCACGGCCCAGGGAGGCACCGTGTGGGAGGATATCGACCGCGCGGCGGCTCCCTACAAGCTGGCCACGGTTGGCGGCACCGTCAACCATACGGGGGTTGGTGGGCTTACTTTGGGAGGAGGTTATGGTTGGTTGACAGGCCGCTATGGGTTGACCATTGACAATTTGCTGGGGGCCACTGTCGTGGTGGCGGATGGTCGCATCCTGAAGACCTCCGAGACGGAGAATCCGGATCTGTTCTGGGCCATTCGTGGTGCTGGTCAAAACTTTGGAGTCACCACCGAGTTTATCTTCCAAGCCTATGACCAGACAAATGAAGTGTATGCTGGCCTGCTGAGCTGGCCGGCGCAGTGCCTGCCCCAGATCATTGAGTTTGTCAACCACTTCGAAGACGACACCAACAAAGGGGATATGGGCATCTTCTTTGGTTTCTGCGGTGCCATGCCCCCTGGCCGGGTGAGCATCGTGGCGGCCATCTTCTACAATGGACCCCAGGACGAGGCCGAGCGGCAATTCGACCCCATTCTTAAACTTGGACCTACCATTAACACGGCGAAAATGATGCCCTATGAGCAGTTGAACAGCATTCAGAACCCCATCGCCACGTATGGTGGTCGCAAGTCGTTCAGTGGAGCCTTCGTCAAGCTGCCTCTGCAGGTCGAGTTCTTCCAGGAACTATTGGAGGACTACGGCACGATGATCAAGACCTACGATGGGGTCAGTGCCACCGCCGTTCTCTTCGAGTTGGTTTCGCACAAAAAGGCCATTCAGGTGCCCAAGGATACCATGTCTTACTCGACCCGGGGTCCTTGGTACAATGTAGGTTGTGCGTTCCGTTGGGAAGACCCCAGTCTGGACAAGACGATGCGCGAGACACAACGCGCCCTGATGCGGAAGGTTGGCGATcgcgctggtggtggtgcccaTGCCCGGGCATATGCCAATTACTCGCACAGTGACGGCCGAGCGAAGGATGTTTATGGGGACAATCTGCCCCGGCtgcagaagttgaagaagcagTACGACCCCAAGAATGTGTTCAAGAAGTGGTTGAACCTGCTTCCTGAGGAAGATGTTCAGGTTTAG
- a CDS encoding FAD-dependent oxidoreductase (COG:C;~EggNog:ENOG410PVKV;~InterPro:IPR036188,IPR002938;~PFAM:PF01494;~SMCOG1087:hypothetical protein;~antiSMASH:Cluster_3.10;~go_function: GO:0071949 - FAD binding [Evidence IEA]): MAPKADVQVLIVGGGIAGLTLANICKKIGLSYKVFERTAEVTPVGAGISLAPNALRLLDQLGFMDIIRKEGQPLRKIQVYRNTTRWSLLDFEWLEPTYGYSMYSMPRHSMHRALYHRADPEHVILGAEVVGIEDEPNSPTVKIRLADGREFSGEVLVGADGIRSIVRRLLADKQGLAGVNTIRFTGRTHMTGISYPLEHLGPNDLGVATWVFYDDCILTSWPCTENRQWFVGVKPSEAKTTTRSTWKGATKEMINESYGHRFHPFGKNHTVRDVVDVAERVTASDVFEETAFPKMAHGRVALVGDSAHSMTSFIGQGACQAIEDVGELANLLHTYFAGQSGNPQVLQDLLQEFRKSREPRARNLVYYSSIFAQVHTGRLPYGLGPLARRIAFTYAPVWCWKWACNPLYGYQPRVHALDLLSR; this comes from the exons ATGGCTCCCAAGGCCGATGTCCAGGTCCTAATCGTCGGTGGCGGCATTGCCGGGCTGACGCTGGCCAACATCTGTAAGAAAATTGGGCTCAGCTACAAGGTGTTCGAGCGTACTGCCGAGGTAACCCCCGTGGGTGCAGGCATCTCGCTGGCCCCGAATGCTCTCCGGTTGCTCGACCAACTCGGCTTCATGGACATTATCCGGAAGGAAGGCCAGCCGCTGCGAAAGATTCAGGTCTATCGCAACACTACCCGATGGAGCCTACTTGACTTTGAATGGCTCGAGCCAACATATGGCTATTCAATGTACTCGATGCCCCGGCACAGCATGCACCGCGCCTTGTACCACCGGGCGGATCCGGAGCACGTCATCCTGGGAGCTGAGGTTGTTGGCATTGAGGACGAGCCCAACTCTCCGACGGTCAAGATTCGCCTGGCAGATGGCCGCGAGTTCAGCGGTGAGGTGCTCGTGGGCGCCGATGGCATTCGGTCGATCGTACGGCGGCTCCTTGCCGACAAGCAAGGGCTGGCAGGCGTCAACACCATCCGATTCACCGGGCGCACCCACATGACGGGCATCTCTTATCCGCTGGAGCATCTCGGACCTAACGATCTCGGCGTAGCAACCTGGGTCTTCTATGATGACTGCATTCTCACCTCTTGGCCGTGTACCGAAAATCGCCAATGGTTTGTCGGGGTCAAG CCCTCCGAAGCCAAGACCACCACACGGTCCACTTGGAAAGGTGCCACTAAGGAAATGATCAACGAAAGCTACGGACACCGCTTCCATCCGTTTGGCAAGAATCACACCGTACGCGATG TGGTCGATGTGGCGGAACGCGTGACGGCGAGTGATGTGTTTGAGGAAACCGCCTTTCCGAAGATGGCGCATGGCCGCGTGGCCTTGGTGGGAGACT CGGCGCACTCCATGACATCCTTCATTGGTCAG GGCGCTTGCCAGGCGATTGAGGACGTGGGAGAACTGGCGAACCTGCTGCACACCTACTTTGCCGGCCAGTCGGGCAATCCGCAGGTGCTGCAGGACTTGCTGCAGGAATTCCGCAAAAGCCGAGAGCCACGGGCACGCAACCTCGTGTACTATTCCAGCATCTTCGCACAGGTGCATACAGGACGCCTCCCGTACGGACTGGGGCCACTGGCACGCCGGATCGCCTTCACCTATGCCCCTGTGTGGTGCTGGAAATGGGCTTGCAATCCACTGTACGGGTACCAGCCGCGCGTCCACGCGTTGGATCTGTTGTCCCGGTAA